A single window of Arcobacter venerupis DNA harbors:
- a CDS encoding GGDEF domain-containing protein, with product MKKITLEKLLYKNYLRTSLVSIFFIELFLVFFYFIINKSMIDKSANFLLNDVENSISLIIKNQTETIKEEALNIDFINHSLNHFIQMKLPYDGKILVIDNLGKILFIDENIKDSLNIESNKINILDNKSTKIVNYFKEIIKEKNLNRIVISNKNYLLFSKKVPDSSIYIVVLISEHNILNEIQNLQEYYETLGYIIISSVLFFYILFFFYLSYKAKEVVNKINIPLLEIIELTKNLGIKKDIKNLEPCGIFEVDRLGTNFNNMIIELDNRTNKLILEETKRTYQEKLANTDPLTGAYNRRYLNEFSYEYLKIVKRENKDLSLLLVDLDDFKIINDTYGHEIGDIVIKELVKISKLSIRESDLIVRFGGDEFIILLPNTNIINARLVANKILDKIKEYNRIKKYKFSISVGISHYQVGDTSIDNLITRADEALYEAKKIGKSCIV from the coding sequence ATGAAAAAAATAACATTGGAGAAGTTACTTTATAAAAATTATTTGAGAACTTCTTTAGTATCAATATTTTTTATAGAACTATTTTTAGTATTTTTTTATTTTATAATTAATAAAAGTATGATAGATAAAAGTGCAAATTTTTTACTAAATGATGTAGAAAACTCAATCTCTTTAATCATAAAAAACCAAACCGAAACAATTAAAGAAGAAGCTCTAAACATAGATTTTATTAATCATTCTCTTAATCACTTTATTCAAATGAAACTTCCCTATGATGGTAAAATTTTAGTTATTGACAATTTAGGAAAAATACTATTTATTGATGAAAATATTAAAGATTCACTAAATATTGAATCTAATAAAATAAATATATTAGATAATAAAAGTACTAAAATAGTAAATTATTTCAAAGAAATAATAAAAGAAAAGAATCTTAATAGAATTGTAATAAGCAATAAAAACTATCTTTTATTTTCAAAAAAAGTACCTGATAGTTCCATCTATATTGTGGTTCTTATTTCAGAACATAATATATTAAATGAAATCCAGAATTTACAAGAATATTATGAAACATTGGGATATATAATAATATCTTCAGTTTTATTTTTTTATATATTATTCTTTTTTTACTTATCTTATAAAGCAAAAGAAGTTGTAAATAAAATAAATATACCTTTATTAGAAATAATTGAACTAACAAAAAATCTAGGAATAAAAAAAGATATAAAAAATCTTGAACCTTGTGGTATTTTTGAAGTTGATAGATTAGGAACTAATTTTAATAATATGATTATTGAATTAGATAATCGTACAAATAAACTAATTTTAGAAGAAACAAAAAGAACTTATCAAGAAAAACTAGCTAATACAGACCCCCTAACAGGTGCATATAATCGAAGATATTTAAATGAATTTTCATATGAATATTTAAAAATTGTAAAAAGAGAAAATAAAGATTTATCTTTATTATTAGTTGATTTAGATGATTTTAAAATAATAAATGACACTTATGGCCATGAAATAGGTGATATTGTAATAAAAGAATTAGTTAAAATATCAAAATTAAGTATCAGAGAAAGTGATTTGATTGTAAGATTTGGAGGAGATGAATTTATAATTTTATTACCCAATACAAATATCATAAATGCAAGATTAGTTGCTAATAAAATTTTAGATAAAATTAAAGAATATAATAGAATTAAAAAGTATAAATTTTCAATTAGCGTAGGAATATCTCATTATCAAGTAGGTGATACATCTATTGATAATTTAATTACTAGAGCTGATGAAGCTTTATATGAAGCAAAAAAAATAGGTAAAAGTTGTATTGTATAA
- a CDS encoding TerB family tellurite resistance protein: protein MLLMKLQAKEKFSFLQLAHYLARIDNKYGEKEEEIILEYCTEMGIENLDSFDFDNFSLEKILNDFKSESSKRIVILELMILIHIDHSFNINEKILIQKISDSFGIDISDVNDYSQWGKSVSMLYEVAKIFINEKKIQQ, encoded by the coding sequence ATGTTATTAATGAAATTACAAGCAAAAGAGAAATTTTCTTTTTTACAATTAGCACACTATCTTGCAAGAATAGACAATAAATACGGAGAAAAAGAAGAAGAAATTATTCTAGAATATTGTACAGAGATGGGGATTGAGAATTTAGATTCTTTTGATTTCGATAACTTTAGTTTAGAAAAAATATTAAATGATTTTAAATCAGAATCAAGTAAACGAATAGTAATTTTAGAGTTAATGATTTTAATTCATATTGATCATAGTTTTAATATAAATGAAAAAATATTGATTCAAAAAATTTCAGATAGCTTCGGTATTGACATATCTGATGTAAATGATTATTCTCAATGGGGTAAATCTGTATCAATGTTGTACGAAGTTGCTAAAATATTTATAAATGAGAAAAAAATACAACAATAA
- a CDS encoding cell division protein ZapB, which yields MEIIETLNNKIDKLIHDYDKLRLENLALQQELDSMKNENDELIRNNQDMFLRIDSTLTLIKARNSE from the coding sequence ATGGAAATAATAGAAACATTAAACAATAAAATTGATAAATTAATTCACGATTATGATAAATTAAGATTAGAAAATCTAGCACTTCAACAAGAATTAGATTCTATGAAAAATGAGAATGATGAACTAATAAGAAATAATCAAGACATGTTTCTGAGAATCGATAGTACATTAACATTGATAAAGGCACGAAATAGTGAATAA
- a CDS encoding prepilin-type N-terminal cleavage/methylation domain-containing protein, protein MKGFSLLEIIIVIVLIAIITSFAIPKFTNLNYKTNITKLQSQVALIQNGITKQINKNVLLSNTQELDNLDEAKQNSSNEKLFTKVIDFSIVSTNTTKKESGMWAKLSNKSYTFYLSSDKNILFSFEDNKFLCTSSLELCSEIE, encoded by the coding sequence ATCAAAGGTTTTTCATTATTAGAGATTATAATTGTGATAGTTTTAATAGCTATCATTACATCTTTTGCAATTCCTAAATTTACAAATCTTAACTATAAAACAAATATTACTAAACTTCAATCACAAGTTGCTTTAATTCAAAATGGAATAACAAAACAAATAAATAAAAATGTTTTACTTTCAAATACACAAGAGTTAGATAATTTAGATGAAGCAAAACAAAATTCAAGTAATGAAAAACTTTTTACAAAAGTAATAGATTTTTCAATAGTTTCAACAAATACAACAAAAAAAGAGTCTGGAATGTGGGCAAAACTATCAAATAAATCTTATACTTTTTATCTTTCAAGTGATAAAAATATCCTATTCTCTTTTGAAGATAATAAATTCTTATGCACAAGTAGCCTTGAACTTTGTAGTGAGATTGAATAA
- a CDS encoding primosomal protein N': MYYYELALLKSPLNNLTFQSEKKITLGKKVLIKLKQRKNLDEAVVIKEVEKPTFKCSDIVEITNEYFDEKMQQIASFVSQYYVCSLGEALSVYSPFDENINPIFNQEQFDSKIVLSKQQEKAKEFLKDKKQALLFADTGAGKTEVYIKIIEEHLNANKQAILLMPEISLTPQMQKRLEKVFGKSIAIWHSKITKKKKEEILKGLQEGSIRLIAGARSALFLPYSNLGVIVVDEEHDDSYKSDSKPRFHTKDLSIYMAKKFDLQLVLGSATVSSSSFHKIPFFRLDETYHQTKKYYSFEDSEANLSLKVIDKITKTIAGGNQVIVFLPTRANFKYQICTTCGKSVECPYCSVSMSLHKNDLALKCHYCGYTQQIPESCPSCHNGIIHNLRVGTAQIEEELKELFPQKVIKRFDRDQIKTNNQLKTILNEFNKGEIDILVGTQMLSKGHDYHNVRLAVVLGIDSILNMNSYKAREKALSLLIQISGRSGRKGEGEVIIQTKNEDFFNHYLNESNYKEFLESELEFRKELYPPFLKMAKITFSHANGIKIKDEMDSYVHVLKVNKDIEVVGFGQSPIFKMANKYRYEILVRSNNIKALLNALHSIQSPNASIDMDTIY; encoded by the coding sequence ATGTATTATTATGAATTAGCACTTTTAAAATCACCACTAAATAATCTAACTTTTCAAAGTGAAAAAAAAATCACACTTGGAAAAAAAGTTTTAATAAAACTAAAACAAAGAAAAAATTTAGATGAAGCAGTAGTTATAAAAGAAGTTGAAAAACCAACTTTTAAATGCAGTGATATAGTTGAAATTACAAATGAATATTTCGATGAAAAAATGCAACAAATTGCTAGTTTTGTATCACAATATTATGTTTGTTCCCTTGGTGAAGCTTTGAGTGTTTACAGTCCCTTTGATGAAAATATAAATCCAATTTTTAATCAAGAACAGTTTGATAGTAAAATAGTTTTATCGAAACAACAAGAAAAAGCAAAAGAGTTTCTAAAAGACAAAAAACAAGCACTTTTATTTGCAGATACGGGAGCTGGTAAAACGGAAGTTTATATCAAAATAATTGAAGAGCATTTAAATGCAAATAAACAAGCAATTTTATTAATGCCTGAAATTTCCCTAACTCCACAAATGCAAAAAAGATTAGAAAAAGTATTTGGGAAAAGTATCGCTATTTGGCACTCAAAGATTACTAAAAAGAAAAAAGAAGAGATTTTAAAAGGACTACAAGAAGGTAGTATTAGATTAATTGCAGGGGCTAGATCAGCACTTTTCTTGCCATATTCAAATTTGGGTGTGATTGTAGTTGACGAAGAGCATGATGACTCTTATAAAAGTGATTCAAAACCTAGATTTCATACAAAAGATTTATCTATTTATATGGCTAAAAAATTTGACTTGCAGTTAGTTTTAGGAAGTGCAACAGTTTCTTCTAGTTCTTTTCATAAAATACCTTTTTTTAGACTTGATGAAACTTATCACCAAACTAAGAAATATTATAGTTTTGAAGATAGTGAAGCAAATTTATCCCTAAAAGTTATAGATAAAATCACAAAAACTATAGCTGGTGGAAACCAAGTAATAGTATTTTTACCAACAAGGGCAAACTTTAAATACCAAATTTGCACAACTTGTGGAAAATCAGTTGAGTGTCCTTATTGTTCTGTTTCTATGAGTTTACATAAAAATGATTTAGCCTTAAAATGCCATTATTGTGGATATACACAACAAATTCCAGAATCATGTCCATCTTGTCATAATGGAATTATTCACAATCTTCGAGTTGGAACTGCACAAATTGAAGAGGAATTAAAAGAGTTATTCCCTCAAAAAGTTATAAAAAGATTTGACCGTGACCAAATAAAAACAAATAATCAATTAAAAACCATATTAAATGAGTTTAATAAAGGTGAAATTGATATTTTAGTTGGAACTCAAATGCTTTCAAAAGGGCATGATTATCACAATGTTCGATTAGCTGTTGTTTTAGGAATAGATTCTATTTTAAATATGAATTCATATAAAGCCAGAGAAAAAGCTCTATCTTTACTTATTCAAATATCAGGACGAAGTGGGCGAAAAGGTGAGGGCGAAGTAATAATTCAAACAAAAAATGAAGATTTTTTTAATCATTATTTAAATGAGTCAAATTATAAAGAGTTTTTAGAAAGCGAATTAGAGTTTAGAAAAGAGCTTTATCCGCCATTTTTAAAGATGGCAAAAATCACTTTTTCCCATGCCAATGGAATTAAAATAAAAGATGAAATGGATTCTTATGTTCATGTTTTAAAAGTAAATAAAGATATTGAAGTTGTAGGATTTGGACAAAGCCCAATTTTTAAAATGGCAAATAAATATCGATATGAAATCCTTGTTCGTTCAAACAATATAAAAGCACTTTTAAATGCACTTCATAGTATTCAAAGTCCAAATGCTTCAATAGATATGGACACAATTTACTAA
- a CDS encoding tetrahydrodipicolinate N-succinyltransferase N-terminal domain-containing protein → MAYTKEEFKQLVDDIQSQSWYKNPIGFGIAKVDRGQINKDKILQATFPLINWNENFGSAAVLLNALKVAGVDVDTSKSELVAKISDEFLTSCIEAFRPFIPEAKGDAHKNVQVISTLASLPIDSGLTGEDYRVVFIFEDVAPESTEAVYLKLYALSTGKAALRSLNLTGAFGKLHNCAWVGNQPIELDWLRANEIVLKLSGKYPTIDMVDKFPRFLQHIIPADNTRILETSKVRMGAQLAAGTTVMPGAAYVNFNAGTLGSVMVEGRISSSAVVGAGSDVGGGASILGVLSGTDGVPVSIGENTLLGANSCTGTAIGDGCILDAGVTILPGTKIALSEKAVAALKEINPNKEISTVMKGSDFLGVNGVHFRVNSSNGQTIAMRSTREVKLNADLH, encoded by the coding sequence ATGGCTTATACAAAAGAAGAATTCAAACAATTAGTAGATGATATACAATCACAATCTTGGTACAAAAATCCAATCGGGTTTGGTATTGCAAAAGTTGATAGAGGACAAATCAATAAAGATAAAATATTACAAGCAACTTTCCCTTTAATAAATTGGAATGAAAATTTTGGAAGTGCAGCAGTATTATTAAACGCTTTAAAAGTAGCTGGAGTTGATGTTGATACTTCAAAATCTGAGTTAGTAGCTAAAATCTCAGATGAGTTTTTAACTTCTTGTATTGAAGCTTTTAGACCATTTATCCCTGAAGCAAAAGGTGATGCACATAAAAATGTTCAAGTAATTTCAACACTTGCTTCACTTCCAATAGATTCTGGATTAACAGGTGAAGATTATAGAGTTGTATTTATTTTTGAAGATGTTGCACCTGAATCAACAGAAGCTGTATATTTAAAATTATATGCACTTTCAACTGGAAAAGCTGCACTTAGAAGTTTAAACTTAACTGGTGCATTTGGTAAATTACACAACTGCGCTTGGGTTGGAAATCAACCAATTGAACTTGACTGGTTAAGAGCAAATGAAATCGTATTAAAACTTTCAGGAAAATACCCAACTATTGATATGGTTGATAAATTCCCAAGATTCTTACAACACATTATCCCTGCTGATAACACAAGAATCTTAGAGACTTCAAAAGTTAGAATGGGAGCTCAATTAGCAGCTGGAACAACAGTTATGCCAGGAGCTGCTTATGTTAACTTTAATGCTGGAACTTTAGGGAGCGTTATGGTTGAGGGAAGAATTTCATCTTCAGCTGTTGTTGGAGCTGGATCTGATGTTGGTGGTGGAGCTTCAATTCTTGGAGTTCTTTCTGGAACTGACGGAGTTCCTGTTTCTATTGGAGAAAACACACTTTTAGGTGCAAATTCTTGTACTGGAACTGCAATTGGTGATGGTTGTATTTTAGATGCTGGTGTTACAATCTTGCCAGGAACTAAAATCGCATTATCAGAAAAAGCTGTTGCTGCATTAAAAGAGATTAATCCAAATAAAGAGATTTCTACTGTTATGAAAGGAAGTGATTTCTTAGGAGTGAATGGAGTTCACTTTAGAGTTAACTCTTCAAATGGTCAAACAATCGCTATGAGAAGTACAAGAGAAGTTAAATTAAACGCTGATTTACACTAA
- a CDS encoding ABC-F family ATP-binding cassette domain-containing protein yields MIELSNVSKSYGPNELFSELNLRLNSGNKIGLVGRNGSGKSTLFKLILQEEQADGGEVMIPRNYKIGALKQYFDFTEKTLVDETALALAEDDKFSIYKVEKILFGLGFSQEDLEKEPKSFSGGFQIRINLAKLLLTEPNMLLLDEPTNYLDILSIRWLKAFLKNFDGEVILITHDRDFMDSVCTHTMGIIRRNAYMIAGGTEKFYEQLASNEEHHEKQKIAQDKKIKELEEFIAKNKARASTAALAQSKVKILEKMDVLEDIGYDSTLKFDFNYKDTPAKFLLEVKDVSFGYTKDNILFKDISFALEKGQTLGIIGKNGKGKSTLLNVIANELKALSGTIDYHGSTVFGHFGQTNISHLNLNSTIMDEIHSTNTKLPESVVRSICGLMMFSGDNAKKKISLLSGGEKSRVMLGKIIAKDVNLLFLDEPTNHLDMDSIAALTKAIKAFEGSSIIVTHSEELLREVCDRLIVFANDEAVCFNGTYDEFLEKIGWDDDVVEVKKEKNVKVNKKESKKLRAAIVSEKSKATTPIKKQMQEIEEEIEKLEDSLEDARVKLSRDIPKIEKNIEDKFAQLEALQIKLDVMNKEFEIRMSEV; encoded by the coding sequence ATGATAGAACTTTCAAACGTATCAAAAAGCTACGGACCAAATGAGCTTTTTAGTGAACTAAATTTAAGATTAAATTCTGGTAATAAAATCGGATTAGTAGGGCGAAATGGTAGTGGAAAATCTACGCTTTTCAAGTTAATTCTTCAGGAAGAACAAGCTGATGGTGGAGAAGTAATGATTCCACGAAATTATAAAATCGGAGCTTTAAAACAATATTTTGATTTTACTGAAAAAACTTTAGTTGATGAAACAGCACTGGCACTTGCAGAAGATGATAAATTTAGTATTTACAAAGTTGAAAAGATTTTATTTGGTCTTGGATTTTCTCAAGAAGATTTAGAAAAAGAACCAAAATCATTTTCAGGTGGTTTCCAAATTAGAATTAATCTTGCGAAACTTTTATTAACTGAACCAAATATGTTACTTCTAGATGAGCCAACAAACTACTTGGATATTTTATCTATTAGATGGTTAAAAGCATTTCTTAAAAATTTTGATGGTGAAGTTATTTTAATCACACATGATAGAGACTTTATGGATAGTGTTTGTACACACACTATGGGAATTATCAGAAGAAATGCATATATGATTGCAGGTGGAACAGAAAAGTTCTATGAGCAATTAGCAAGTAATGAAGAGCACCATGAAAAACAAAAAATAGCTCAAGATAAAAAAATCAAAGAGCTAGAAGAGTTCATCGCAAAAAATAAAGCAAGAGCTTCAACAGCTGCACTTGCACAATCAAAGGTAAAAATCCTTGAAAAAATGGATGTTTTAGAAGATATTGGTTATGACTCAACTTTAAAATTTGATTTTAATTATAAAGATACTCCTGCTAAATTTTTACTTGAAGTTAAAGATGTAAGTTTTGGATATACGAAAGATAATATTTTATTTAAAGATATTTCATTTGCCCTTGAAAAAGGTCAAACTTTAGGGATTATTGGAAAAAATGGTAAAGGAAAATCAACTTTACTAAATGTAATTGCAAATGAACTAAAAGCTTTAAGTGGAACTATTGATTATCATGGAAGTACAGTTTTTGGACACTTTGGACAAACAAATATTTCTCATTTAAATTTAAATAGTACAATTATGGATGAAATTCATTCTACAAATACAAAATTACCAGAATCAGTTGTAAGAAGTATTTGTGGTTTAATGATGTTTAGTGGAGATAATGCTAAAAAGAAAATTTCTTTATTATCAGGGGGAGAAAAAAGTAGGGTAATGCTTGGAAAAATTATTGCAAAAGATGTAAATTTACTTTTCCTAGATGAGCCTACAAATCACCTTGATATGGATTCAATTGCAGCTTTAACAAAAGCAATTAAAGCTTTTGAGGGTTCAAGTATCATTGTAACTCACAGTGAAGAGTTATTAAGAGAAGTTTGTGATAGATTAATCGTATTTGCAAATGATGAAGCTGTATGTTTTAATGGAACTTATGATGAGTTTTTAGAAAAAATTGGTTGGGATGATGATGTTGTTGAAGTTAAAAAAGAGAAAAATGTAAAAGTAAACAAAAAAGAGAGCAAAAAACTTAGAGCAGCAATTGTTTCTGAAAAATCAAAAGCTACAACTCCAATTAAAAAGCAAATGCAAGAAATAGAAGAAGAGATTGAAAAATTAGAAGATTCTCTTGAAGATGCTAGAGTAAAACTTTCAAGAGATATTCCAAAAATTGAGAAAAATATAGAAGATAAATTTGCTCAATTGGAAGCTTTACAAATTAAACTTGATGTAATGAATAAAGAGTTTGAAATAAGAATGAGTGAGGTTTAA
- a CDS encoding DUF234 domain-containing protein, with protein METAVQYFIVFGGLNIKIDTTKPLLELIEKHILNEYTNLRYEINTISGGYKVDHAILTGIAQGDRRTNSSFKRAFVSFEEGMKCVEKLVDRGLIEIESSQHHLAKKRGDDKISKKLLFTTPFLRFWFAFVSPIYKGIKEKEYKEFYELYENKQAEFGNFIFEELAMECLRDSFTEDPVKQFGKYWDEKVEIDLVAKTTSGKIIAGNCKYINSKLKKNELNKLKEDCKTADLNVDIFVIFSKNGFSNELKSQKSETLRLFTPKSFKLLLA; from the coding sequence ATGGAAACAGCTGTTCAATACTTTATAGTATTTGGTGGATTAAATATAAAAATTGATACAACAAAACCTCTACTTGAGCTAATTGAAAAACATATTTTAAATGAATATACAAATCTTCGATATGAAATAAATACAATAAGTGGTGGATATAAAGTTGACCACGCAATTTTAACAGGAATTGCCCAAGGTGATAGAAGAACAAACTCATCTTTTAAAAGAGCCTTTGTTAGCTTTGAAGAGGGAATGAAATGTGTTGAGAAGCTTGTTGATAGAGGATTAATAGAAATTGAATCTTCACAACATCACCTAGCAAAAAAAAGAGGTGATGATAAAATTTCTAAAAAACTTCTTTTTACAACTCCTTTTTTGAGATTTTGGTTTGCTTTTGTTTCTCCAATTTATAAAGGAATCAAAGAAAAAGAGTACAAAGAGTTTTATGAACTTTATGAAAATAAACAAGCTGAATTTGGAAACTTTATTTTTGAAGAGTTAGCAATGGAGTGTCTTAGAGACTCTTTTACAGAAGATCCAGTTAAACAATTTGGTAAATATTGGGATGAAAAAGTTGAAATTGATTTAGTTGCAAAAACAACATCTGGAAAAATTATCGCTGGAAATTGTAAATATATAAATTCTAAACTAAAGAAAAATGAGTTAAATAAACTAAAAGAAGATTGCAAAACAGCAGATTTAAATGTAGATATTTTTGTAATATTTAGTAAAAATGGTTTCTCAAATGAGTTAAAATCACAAAAAAGTGAGACTCTTAGACTATTTACGCCGAAGAGCTTTAAGCTATTATTAGCTTAA
- a CDS encoding YaiI/YqxD family protein: MIVFIDGDAFPNLLKPIVLRAIEKQKLDTIVIANKKINIGDSNYIKYIIVNQGADEADNKIVEMLNSNDLVITADIPLADRTIDKDAHAIDHRGSMYTKDNIKQYLAMRNLMQEIRDSGEITKGPAPFSQKDAQQFANSFNNFLQKYNKN; the protein is encoded by the coding sequence ATGATAGTTTTTATAGATGGTGATGCTTTCCCTAATTTGTTAAAACCTATAGTTTTAAGAGCTATTGAAAAACAAAAATTAGATACAATTGTAATTGCAAATAAAAAAATCAATATAGGTGATTCTAATTATATTAAATATATAATAGTAAACCAAGGTGCAGATGAAGCTGATAATAAAATTGTTGAAATGTTAAATTCAAACGATTTGGTAATAACAGCAGATATTCCACTAGCTGATAGAACAATAGATAAAGATGCACACGCAATTGATCATAGAGGTTCTATGTACACAAAAGACAATATAAAACAGTATCTTGCAATGAGAAATCTAATGCAAGAGATACGTGATAGCGGAGAGATTACAAAAGGCCCTGCTCCTTTTTCTCAAAAAGATGCTCAACAATTTGCAAACTCTTTTAATAATTTTTTGCAAAAATATAATAAAAACTAA
- a CDS encoding murein hydrolase activator EnvC family protein: MIKQFFLLSICLSTIFGASSSNIDKKIQKNKEILDSTDDKKQNTSLKIKELADKIESQNENITNLEKDIKQINADIDEHQKLLEESKSKLDELQSKSSELIKEKTTSEEQIVNTIIEEFSVSIALKLVSEDSLQELIDNEIYTLLSQHSKDKVSKLDTNYSTLSANTKNNQKDIEKISSYIQDRQKTKNKLTSLREKHSSSLANLEEQHKSYQEELNKVAKEQESLKDLLSELNILKEAEIKKAENEAEDKRKKLQELLAQKKSASSEKTIEEDTSDDEVQSSDVRNQKYAKTLNLDVRKIGSSTDGITIIKYKGSKTIAPLKSFKVVKNFGIYYDPVYKIKLFNESIVLKSDEPKAKVVSVLNGKVVYAKKNAGMLDNVVIIQHEGGLHTIYSHLDEISPTLVVGKWIQQGYVVGRVNDTLMFQATKDSSHIDPKDLFKI, encoded by the coding sequence ATGATTAAACAGTTTTTCTTATTAAGTATATGTTTAAGTACTATTTTTGGTGCATCAAGTTCTAATATCGACAAAAAAATACAAAAAAATAAAGAAATATTAGATTCAACAGATGATAAAAAACAAAATACATCACTTAAAATAAAAGAGTTAGCAGATAAGATCGAATCTCAAAATGAGAATATTACGAATCTTGAAAAAGATATAAAACAAATAAATGCAGATATTGATGAACACCAAAAATTATTAGAAGAATCAAAAAGTAAATTAGATGAACTTCAATCTAAATCTTCTGAATTAATAAAAGAAAAAACTACAAGCGAAGAACAAATTGTTAATACAATAATTGAAGAATTTTCTGTTTCAATTGCATTAAAATTAGTTTCAGAAGATAGTTTACAAGAGTTAATTGATAATGAAATCTATACTTTATTATCTCAACATTCAAAAGATAAAGTCTCAAAATTAGACACTAATTATAGTACTTTATCAGCAAATACAAAAAATAATCAAAAAGATATAGAAAAAATATCTTCTTACATACAAGATAGACAAAAAACTAAAAATAAACTTACTAGTTTAAGAGAAAAACATTCAAGTTCACTTGCAAATCTTGAGGAGCAACATAAATCTTATCAAGAAGAGTTAAATAAAGTTGCAAAAGAGCAAGAATCATTAAAAGATTTACTTTCTGAATTAAATATCTTAAAAGAAGCAGAAATAAAAAAAGCAGAAAATGAAGCGGAAGATAAAAGAAAAAAATTACAAGAGCTTTTAGCACAAAAAAAATCAGCATCATCAGAAAAAACTATTGAAGAAGATACATCTGATGATGAAGTTCAATCATCAGATGTTAGAAATCAAAAATATGCAAAAACTTTAAATTTAGATGTTAGAAAGATTGGTTCTTCAACAGATGGAATTACAATTATAAAGTATAAGGGGTCAAAAACTATCGCTCCTTTAAAATCATTTAAAGTTGTAAAAAATTTTGGAATATATTATGACCCAGTTTATAAAATTAAATTATTTAATGAGTCAATAGTTTTAAAAAGTGATGAACCAAAAGCAAAAGTGGTTTCTGTTTTAAATGGAAAAGTTGTTTATGCTAAAAAAAATGCTGGAATGCTTGATAATGTTGTAATTATTCAACATGAAGGTGGACTTCATACTATTTATTCACATTTAGATGAAATTTCTCCAACTTTAGTTGTTGGGAAATGGATACAACAAGGATATGTTGTAGGTCGTGTTAATGATACTTTAATGTTTCAAGCAACAAAAGATTCTTCACATATAGACCCAAAAGATTTGTTTAAAATATGA
- a CDS encoding cell division protein FtsX yields MKFLKNVFAFLIPLLSMLIAFSIFLLINNVVDNYKSKISRDYSIVIVTTLPLQKDAIKELAGIKVERIQNLPNDKIISSIKSTLSDTSVELLKQKLPNFYQIYLEIFPTSSELDDIKETLLQNKNVKKVEVFYKNHNQIYLLLLLLNTVSFILFFIITLFAIIIIAKQIKLWFHEQNVKISILRLHGASILYSASSILNYALLSSLLSFLISAGFLYYVSNNMTVLFPIELHEIVDININIFVELMKIFSLSFSISIFTIFGVLLKYKINND; encoded by the coding sequence ATGAAGTTTCTTAAAAATGTATTTGCTTTTTTAATTCCATTATTATCTATGCTAATTGCTTTTTCTATATTTTTATTAATAAATAACGTAGTCGATAATTATAAATCAAAAATATCAAGAGATTACTCTATAGTTATAGTTACAACATTACCTTTACAAAAAGATGCAATTAAAGAACTAGCAGGTATCAAAGTTGAAAGAATACAAAATTTACCAAATGATAAAATTATTTCTAGTATAAAATCTACTTTATCTGATACTTCAGTTGAGTTATTAAAACAAAAATTACCAAATTTTTATCAAATATATTTAGAAATATTTCCAACAAGTAGTGAACTTGATGATATAAAAGAGACATTATTACAAAATAAAAATGTAAAAAAAGTTGAAGTTTTCTATAAAAACCATAATCAAATTTATTTACTTTTACTTTTATTAAATACAGTCTCTTTTATTTTATTTTTCATAATTACACTTTTTGCAATAATTATTATTGCAAAACAAATAAAATTATGGTTTCATGAACAAAATGTAAAAATATCTATTTTAAGGCTTCATGGTGCATCGATTTTATATAGTGCTTCTTCAATATTAAATTATGCCTTACTAAGTTCTTTATTATCTTTTTTAATTTCTGCAGGATTTTTATATTATGTTTCTAACAATATGACTGTTTTATTTCCTATAGAATTACATGAAATAGTTGATATTAATATAAACATATTTGTTGAATTAATGAAAATATTTTCACTATCATTCTCTATTTCAATATTTACAATATTTGGTGTATTATTAAAATATAAGATAAATAATGATTAA